The Anolis carolinensis isolate JA03-04 chromosome 2, rAnoCar3.1.pri, whole genome shotgun sequence genome contains the following window.
GTGGCCCCCCAAGGCCAGGGCGACAGCAGGACTCATTATTAGTgtgatcagaggcggttcaaccaccaggccaactaggcagttgcctgtgtcGCCATCTTgtggggggcgccatcgaggcaactcctgtctcctgcggcctgcctccgcaaggtatggaacttctttttctgtcaaatttgttgtaaaacatgatgttttagtgcttcatttgtaaaatcttaatgtaatttgatgtttaataggcttttccttaatccctccttatcatcaaacatttttgcttatccaacgcttttatttttcagtggttggtttgggggggggggggtgtgccaaaattctgtttgcctacgcTTGAAAAATACCTATGGCCGGCTgtgattgtgatgatgatgatgatgatgatgtgtagtATGTTTATTTCTCCCGCATTtccttctctccacaaaggagattccTTTCCAGGGCCCTCCTCTCGCGGCCCCCTCCCATTATCCAAAGGGGGAGGGGCTACAAAGCAGAGTCCTCTGCAAAGAGAGGCTTTCTGTGTCTCTGggaatttcccccccccccccaatcaaagcTTTCTGCCCCCAACAGAGAAGAATGAGCCTTACCTGTGGGAGGGGGCACAGCACAGcctgagagggagaggaaggaaggcgagAAGGGTCTGGTCAGGGACAAAAGCGTCTCCCAAAGGCAGGACCCCCCCCTCCCAACATACACACAGACCCCCCCCCATGACCCCTCTGCCAGGGGAGACCcctctgggagtgcatgactctgcCATCTCCACcgacaggttcactggaacacacagcccccccccccccccgaccaccACAAGGGGACCACCCAGTGAGGGGACAGAGCATTTGCCATCTACCAGTCGTGATCAGTTCTCTCATAAGTAATCATGATAACACTAAGAAATAGGGGCTGACAGGGTCTATTTAACAAATCGGTGCCCTAAAGAAcctcagaaacaggcctaaaaaccaagacaacaaGTCATAGATGTTGGGCTTTGTTATTgatgacacacacatacacagagatggCAGAAGAAAGAGATGGCAGACGATAGAATCAGATCCctgaggagagagaaaggaagaaatgaagggtggatagacagacagacacaccaGACAGATAGACAATAGGCAGATACATAGCCTTTAGGGTGGTGAACCCATGGTCCTCCCAAAGTCTCCAGACTGTCCCACCTCCCTGGGCTGAGCATTGGCCATGGAAAGgagtgctgggagctgcagtccccaAACAAACCCTGGTGCTTCTAGGCCTCTCTCCTCTTCCAGAGGCCATGGGTGGCCCCTTCttccttcagaggaagacaacacCTCTCGGCCTTGGTTCCTCAGCCTGCCCTGGACTTGGGTCCCCAGAGAAACAGGCCGATATGGCCTCTGGTgagggggatgctgggagttgcagcccaaacACCTGACCCCCCTGAGCTACACTCTTGTCGCTGTGATGACCCTTTGGGAGTGGTCCATAGAACGCCATGTGCGCAGCCTCACCTTTCTTGACGTAGAGGGAGAGCCCCGCGGCCACAAAGACCACCCCCAGGACCAGGCCCACGATGCCCGTCCACATCTTGCTCCTGGCAGAATCCGACTGGGgccctgcagaagaggaggaggaggaggaggaggaagcacagGCCTGAAAAGGGGCAGAGCATCAGTGACCCCTCCCCTCCAAAAaccacattaggaagaactgtgtGATGGTGGGGGAGTGTCTCCTTCTTGGGAGGCCTCAGAGCAGAGGCCAGGAGGGTCTCTCCCAGGCAGATGTCCCACAGGGTGACCTCCCAGGAGCCTTTGGTGCTGCGTTTCTTACTCCACTCGATGGAGGCAGGACTGGCAGAGCTGGCGTGCTCTGCTTGGCAGACGTAGACATCTCCCTTCTCCGGCTGCGTCTCCAGCATCACATGGATCCAGTAAGTCCAGTCTCCGTTGTCCATGACAGGCGTGGTCATCACTTGGTcacccttttcctccttcccgtTCCTGAACCACCGGACTGTGATCTTGGCCGGGAAAAAGTCATCTACAGTACAGATCAGCATAGTAttcccggaggaggaggaggccccatAGTCGTTGGGGACAATCTTCATCTTGGGCGGAACTGGAgaggaaaggagcagaggaaacaATGGACAAAACCCACAGTCAGGTCACGAGAGAACCAAGAGAAATGAGGACTTCCTATAGGAATGGTTCAGTCTGCCTGCAGGCCTGGGATGGAGAACCTGCCCGAGGGCTTGAATCCATCCATTAGGTAGGATGTTTGTGTGCTGCGCTGGCTTCTCACCTC
Protein-coding sequences here:
- the LOC134296947 gene encoding rano class II histocompatibility antigen, A beta chain-like isoform X1 produces the protein MGPALRGWASAALGLGLLLSAAAGGPPAHFLYQVRSECFFPNGTGPEAEVRYLSRIIYDRQDIYHFDSDLGRYEALSPMAQSNVDRHNRDPDQLRAMMADVDRFCRYNYGLTEPFALGRKIPPKMKIVPNDYGASSSSGNTMLICTVDDFFPAKITVRWFRNGKEEKGDQVMTTPVMDNGDWTYWIHVMLETQPEKGDVYVCQAEHASSASPASIEWRPQSDSARSKMWTGIVGLVLGVVFVAAGLSLYVKKGCAVPPPTVGLMD
- the LOC134296947 gene encoding H-2 class II histocompatibility antigen, E-S beta chain-like isoform X3, encoding MGPALRGWASAALGLGLLLSAAAGGPPAHFLYQVRSECFFPNGTGPEAEVRYLSRIIYDRQDIYHFDSDLGRYEALSPMAQSNVDRHNRDPDQLRAMMADVDRFCRYNYGLTEPFALGRKIPPKMKIVPNDYGASSSSGNTMLICTVDDFFPAKITVRWFRNGKEEKGDQVMTTPVMDNGDWTYWIHVMLETQPEKGDVYVCQAEHASSASPASIEWRPQSDSARSKMWTGIVGLVLGVVFVAAGLSLYVKKGI
- the LOC134296947 gene encoding H-2 class II histocompatibility antigen, E-S beta chain-like isoform X2; amino-acid sequence: MGPALRGWASAALGLGLLLSAAAGGPPAHFLYQVRSECFFPNGTGPEAEVRYLSRIIYDRQDIYHFDSDLGRYEALSPMAQSNVDRHNRDPDQLRAMMADVDRFCRYNYGLTEPFALGRKIPPKMKIVPNDYGASSSSGNTMLICTVDDFFPAKITVRWFRNGKEEKGDQVMTTPVMDNGDWTYWIHVMLETQPEKGDVYVCQAEHASSASPASIEWRPQSDSARSKMWTGIVGLVLGVVFVAAGLSLYVKKVGLMD